In a single window of the Raphanus sativus cultivar WK10039 chromosome 9, ASM80110v3, whole genome shotgun sequence genome:
- the LOC108827599 gene encoding uncharacterized protein LOC108827599 isoform X1 encodes METHKTKLCIIGSGPAAHAAAIYAARADLTPLLFEGWMANDVPPGGQLTTTTDVENFPGFPEGILGVDIAAKFRKQSERFGTKIFTETVNKVDLSSKPFKLFTNTRTVLADAVIVSTGAKARRLGFAGSGDGEGGGPGCFWNRGISACGVRDGAAPIFRDKPLAVIGGGDSAMEEASFLANYGSKVYIIHRRDAFRASKIMQRRALSNPKIEVIWNSSVVEAYGDENGKGVLGGLKVKNVVTGDVSDLKVSGLFFAIGHEPATKFLDGQVELDEDGYVVTKPGTTKTSVVGVFAAGDVQDKKYRQAITAAGTGCMAALDAEHYLQEIGSPQVEPCQVVRAAPVTVERGQAVRAAPVTIEFGQVVRADPLTVYNGVSESRSKSTTNECRGLRFKWSPTEDDVLISAWLNTNKDPYVGHEQMGNEQRAAAFWKRVAAYYSLSPAAATLPKREFNHCKQRWQKINDSVRKFVECYDHALSQRTRGQSEDDVVQVAYHFYFNNCQRKFTLEHAWRKLRHDRKWRSTYMSQSSKTSGSSKRTKFDEGVAFSSSSNTKSNVEEHAPVPPNVEERATVPPNVEEHATVTPIGVKSSEHKEKMVVTQTTNEEREFNSQREYNSRSRLENLWALNEKDIAERNKLSRIELLRSLLGKSEKLSEREETLKNKLIDEML; translated from the exons ATGGAAACTCACAAAACCAAGCTCTGCATCATCGGGAGCGGTCCCGCAGCACACGCAGCAGCGATCTACGCAGCTAGAGCCGACCTCACCCCTCTCCTCTTCGAAGGATGGATGGCCAACGACGTCCCCCCCGGCGGTCAACTAACCACCACCACCGACGTCGAGAACTTCCCCGGGTTCCCCGAAGGCATCCTCGGCGTCGACATCGCCGCCAAGTTCCGCAAGCAATCGGAGCGGTTCGGCACCAAGATCTTCACCGAGACTGTCAACAAGGTCGATCTCTCCTCCAAGCCGTTTAAGCTCTTCACCAACACGAGAACCGTCCTCGCCGACGCCGTCATCGTCTCCACGGGAGCTAAAGCGAGACGCCTCGGCTTCGCTGGATCTGGTGATGGTGAAGGAGGAGGACCTGGTTGTTTCTGGAACCGAGGTATCTCTGCGTGTGGTGTGCGCGACGGAGCTGCTCCGATTTTCAGGGACAAGCCTCTGGCGGTTATCGGAGGGGGAGATTCGGCTATGGAGGAAGCGAGCTTTCTCGCGAATTATGGTTCTAAGGTTTATATAATCCACAGGAGAGATGCGTTCAGGGCGTCTAAGATCATGCAGCGGAGAGCGTTGTCGAACCCTAAGATTGAAGTGATTTGGAACTCTTCTGTGGTTGAGGCGTATGGAGATGAGAACGGGAAAGGAGTTCTTGGGGGTTTGAAGGTGAAGAATGTTGTTACTGGTGATGTTTCTGATTTGAAGGTGTCTGGTTTGTTCTTTGCGATTGGGCATGAGCCAGCGACGAAGTTCTTAGATGGTCAGGTTGAGCTTGATGAAGATGGTTATGTGGTGACTAAGCCTGGTACAACTAAGACGAGTGTTGTTGGTGTGTTTGCTGCTGGAGATGTTCAAGATAAGAAGTATAGGCAGGCCATCACAGCTGCAGGAACTG GTTGCATGGCCGCCTTGGATGCAGAGCATTACTTGCAGGAGATTGGATCTCCACAGG TTGAACCATGTCAAGTTGTAAGAGCAGCTCCAGTCACGGTTGAACGTGGTCAAGCTGTAAGAGCAGCTCCAGTCACGATTGAATTTGGTCAAGTTGTAAGAGCAGATCCACTCACGGTATATAATGGAGTATCTGAGAGTAGAag TAAGAGCACAACCAACGAGTGTAGGGGATTAAGATTCAAGTGGAGCCCAACTGAAGATGATGTTCTTATTAGTGCGTGGCTAAATACAAACAAAGATCCATATGTGGGTCATGAACAAATGGGTAATGAACAAAGAGCTGCTGCTTTTTGGAAGAGAGTTGCTGCGTATTATTCATTAAGTCCTGCGGCTGCAACTCTACCTAAACGAGAATTCAATCACTGTAAGCAAAGGTGGCAGAAGATAAATGATAGTGTTCGCAAGTTTGTTGAATGCTATGATCATGCTTTGAGTCAAAGAACTAGGGGCCAGTCTGAAGATGATGTTGTTCAAGTTGCATACCATTTCTACTTCAACAATTGCCAAAGGAAATTCACGCTTGAACATGCATGGAGGAAGCTCCGTCATGATAGAAAATGGCGTAGTACTTACATGTCTCAAAGCTCTAAGACTAGTGGAAGTTCAAAGCGAACAAAATTTGATGAAGGTGTCGCATTTTCTTCAAGCTCTAATACAAAAAGTAACGTAGAGGAACATGCTCCGGTTCCTCCTAACGTAGAGGAACGTGCTACGGTTCCTCCTAACGTAGAGGAACATGCTACGGTTACTCCTATTGGTGTGAAGTCATCAGAGCACAAAGAGAAGATGGTTGTTACTCAAACAACAAATGAAGAAAGGGAGTTCAACTCTCAAAGGGAGTACAACTCTCGATCAAGGCTCGAGAACTTGTGGGCTCTAAATGAGAAAGATATAGCTGAGAGAAATAAACTATCAAGGATAGAGCTGCTTAGAAGCCTTCTGGGAAAATCAGAAAAACTTTcagaaagagaagaaactttGAAGAACAAACTCATCGATGAAATGTTGTAA
- the LOC108827599 gene encoding thioredoxin reductase 2 isoform X2 codes for METHKTKLCIIGSGPAAHAAAIYAARADLTPLLFEGWMANDVPPGGQLTTTTDVENFPGFPEGILGVDIAAKFRKQSERFGTKIFTETVNKVDLSSKPFKLFTNTRTVLADAVIVSTGAKARRLGFAGSGDGEGGGPGCFWNRGISACGVRDGAAPIFRDKPLAVIGGGDSAMEEASFLANYGSKVYIIHRRDAFRASKIMQRRALSNPKIEVIWNSSVVEAYGDENGKGVLGGLKVKNVVTGDVSDLKVSGLFFAIGHEPATKFLDGQVELDEDGYVVTKPGTTKTSVVGVFAAGDVQDKKYRQAITAAGTGCMAALDAEHYLQEIGSPQGKSN; via the exons ATGGAAACTCACAAAACCAAGCTCTGCATCATCGGGAGCGGTCCCGCAGCACACGCAGCAGCGATCTACGCAGCTAGAGCCGACCTCACCCCTCTCCTCTTCGAAGGATGGATGGCCAACGACGTCCCCCCCGGCGGTCAACTAACCACCACCACCGACGTCGAGAACTTCCCCGGGTTCCCCGAAGGCATCCTCGGCGTCGACATCGCCGCCAAGTTCCGCAAGCAATCGGAGCGGTTCGGCACCAAGATCTTCACCGAGACTGTCAACAAGGTCGATCTCTCCTCCAAGCCGTTTAAGCTCTTCACCAACACGAGAACCGTCCTCGCCGACGCCGTCATCGTCTCCACGGGAGCTAAAGCGAGACGCCTCGGCTTCGCTGGATCTGGTGATGGTGAAGGAGGAGGACCTGGTTGTTTCTGGAACCGAGGTATCTCTGCGTGTGGTGTGCGCGACGGAGCTGCTCCGATTTTCAGGGACAAGCCTCTGGCGGTTATCGGAGGGGGAGATTCGGCTATGGAGGAAGCGAGCTTTCTCGCGAATTATGGTTCTAAGGTTTATATAATCCACAGGAGAGATGCGTTCAGGGCGTCTAAGATCATGCAGCGGAGAGCGTTGTCGAACCCTAAGATTGAAGTGATTTGGAACTCTTCTGTGGTTGAGGCGTATGGAGATGAGAACGGGAAAGGAGTTCTTGGGGGTTTGAAGGTGAAGAATGTTGTTACTGGTGATGTTTCTGATTTGAAGGTGTCTGGTTTGTTCTTTGCGATTGGGCATGAGCCAGCGACGAAGTTCTTAGATGGTCAGGTTGAGCTTGATGAAGATGGTTATGTGGTGACTAAGCCTGGTACAACTAAGACGAGTGTTGTTGGTGTGTTTGCTGCTGGAGATGTTCAAGATAAGAAGTATAGGCAGGCCATCACAGCTGCAGGAACTG GTTGCATGGCCGCCTTGGATGCAGAGCATTACTTGCAGGAGATTGGATCTCCACAGGGTAAGAGTAATTAG
- the LOC108826244 gene encoding MLO-like protein 7, translating into MITTSKSQRYLLRFLVLHGGAWASAAPSSEKTLSQTPTWAVAVVCTFLIIISHLLEKGLHRLGNWLWKKQKNSLLEALEKIKAELMILGFISLLLTFGETYILKICVPSKAALSMLPCSSENTNTLPPSLSRHLLAAGDLSVNCKNGSEPLITVKGLHQLHILLFFLAIFHILYSLITMMLGRLKIRGWKKWEQETLSHDYEFSIDQTRLRLTHETSFVKLHTDFWTAVPFFFYVGCFLRQFFVSVGRTDYLTLRHGFLSAHLAPGIKFNFQRYIKRSLEDDFKLIVGISPVLWASFVIFLLFNVNGWRTLFWASIPPVLIILAVGTKLQAILATMALEIVETHVVVQGMPLVQGSDRYFWLDCPQLLLHLIHFSLFQNAFQITHFFWIWYSFGLKSCFHKDFNLVVIKLFLCLGALILCSYITLPLYALVTQMGSHMKKAAFDEQMAKALKKWHKNIKMKKGKAKKLLSKTLGGSGSFSISPSSSGTTLHRSKTTGHSSNAIYYKQEEEHDEMSDLEAGAEDATERFHKQHKPFHHP; encoded by the exons ATGATCACAACAAGCAAGAGTCAGAGATATTTGTTACGGTTTCTTGTGCTCCACGGTGGAGCTTGGGCCTCCGCGGCTCCCTCCAGCGAGAAAACGCTCTCTCAGACACCCACTTGGGCCGTCGCGGTCGTCTGCACATTTCTCATCATCATTTCCCATCTCCTTGAAAAGGGTCTTCATAGACTCGGCAAT TGGTTATGGAAAAAGCAGAAAAACTCTCTGCTAGAAGCCTTAGAGAAAATCAAAGCTG AGCTGATGATTCTTGGATTCATTTCCTTATTACTCACATTTGGAGAAACATACATTCTCAAGATCTGTGTTCCTTCAAAAGCTGCTCTCTCTATGTTACCATGTTCATCTGAAAACACGAATACTCTGCCTCCATCTCTTAGCAGACATCTTCTGGCTGCTGGTGATTTATCTGTGAATTGCAAAAATGGATCTGAGCCACTCATAACTGTGAAAGGCTTGCACCAACTTCACATCTTGTTGTTCTTCTTGGCCATCTTTCATATCCTCTATAGTTTAATCACCATGATGCTTGGCAGACTTAAG ATTCGTGGATGGAAAAAGTGGGAGCAAGAGACTCTGTCTCATGATTATGAGTTTTCTATTG ATCAAACAAGACTTAGGCTCACTCATGAGACTTCTTTTGTGAAATTGCATACAGATTTCTGGACAGCAGTTCCTTTCTTCTTTTACGTC GGGTGCTTCCTGAGGCAGTTCTTTGTATCTGTGGGAAGAACTGATTACTTGACTCTGCGCCACGGATTCCTCTCT GCTCATTTAGCTCCGGGAATAAAGTTCAACTTCCAGAGATATATCAAAAGATCTCTCGAGGATGATTTCAAGTTAATAGTTGGAATAAG TCCAGTGCTTTGGGCATCATTTGTGATATTCTTGCTGTTTAATGTTAATG GGTGGAGAACATTGTTTTGGGCATCAATACCTCCTGTGCTA ATCATTTTAGCTGTTGGAACAAAGCTTCAAGCGATTTTGGCAACAATGGCGCTAGAAATCGTAGAGACACATGTAGTAGTTCAAGGGATGCCTCTAGTGCAAGGTTCAGATCGATACTTTTGGTTGGATTGCCCTCAACTGCTTCTTCATCTTATTCACTTTTCCTTGTTTCAG AATGCTTTCCAGATAACACACTTCTTCTGGATATGG TATTCTTTTGGATTAAAGTCATGCTTCCATAAAGATTTCAACCTTGTAGTCATAAAACTCTTTCTATG CCTAGGAGCTTTGATCTTATGCAGCTACATCACTCTCCCGTTGTACGCTCTTGTGACTCAG ATGGGTTCACACATGAAGAAAGCAGCGTTTGATGAACAAATGGCAAAGGCATTGAAGAAGTGgcacaaaaatatcaaaatgaagAAAGGAAAAGCAAAGAAGCTCCTGAGCAAAACACTTGGTGGTTCGGGGAGTTTCAGCATCTCCCCCTCTTCCTCTGGAACCACTCTACATCGTTCCAAAACCACTGGTCACTCTTCTAACGCCATATACtacaaacaagaagaagaacacgaCGAGATGTCTGATCTTGAAGCTGGTGCAGAGGATGCCACTGAAAGGTTTCACAAACAGCATAAGCCATTCCACCATCCTTAG